A genomic stretch from Aerococcaceae bacterium zg-1292 includes:
- the plsY gene encoding glycerol-3-phosphate 1-O-acyltransferase PlsY, whose amino-acid sequence MHFLYLILAYLVGSIPTGVWYSRFKHHIDVRELGSGNSGATNVGRNFGFKAALFVTLVDIFKGMLVVMLAKHLFPNEHYLIMGTAIAAVLGHAYPIYANFKGGKVVATSFGVAAGFSLPIAFFGALFLFLLIYLTSTISLSAMSSFTATALYIYFTQDDIYGYGFLLIAVFLMYRHRPNVHRLLQGTESRISFGLRNPKK is encoded by the coding sequence ATGCATTTTTTATATCTAATTCTAGCTTATCTCGTCGGTTCAATCCCTACTGGAGTATGGTATTCACGTTTTAAACATCATATTGATGTACGTGAATTAGGAAGTGGCAATAGCGGCGCTACCAATGTGGGACGCAACTTTGGTTTTAAAGCCGCACTTTTTGTGACTCTGGTTGATATTTTTAAGGGGATGCTCGTTGTGATGCTGGCAAAACATTTATTCCCTAACGAGCATTATCTAATAATGGGCACAGCCATCGCAGCTGTATTGGGGCATGCCTACCCTATCTATGCCAATTTTAAAGGGGGCAAGGTAGTCGCCACTTCTTTTGGTGTCGCTGCTGGTTTCAGTTTGCCTATAGCGTTTTTTGGAGCATTATTTTTATTTCTACTCATTTATTTAACCAGTACCATTAGTTTATCAGCTATGTCTAGTTTTACAGCAACTGCTCTGTACATTTATTTCACTCAAGACGATATTTACGGTTACGGATTTTTACTGATAGCAGTATTTTTGATGTATCGCCATCGCCCTAATGTCCACCGCTTATTGCAAGGCACTGAAAGTCGCATCAGTTTTGGTTTGCGCAATCCGAAAAAATAA
- a CDS encoding DNA starvation/stationary phase protection protein has protein sequence MKFSQTKDSLNQLVADLSQASTAIHQIHWYLRGANFITWHERMDDYRKRIEAQLDEVAERLITIDGAPFSTLEEFAKETKIDSIDGRYNRDLNEHISRLIVLFRTLIEDYQQVIDVAGEEDDNVSEDMAISFKGELEKLVWMLQAELGHAPEIDA, from the coding sequence ATGAAATTTTCGCAAACTAAAGATTCACTCAATCAATTGGTAGCAGATTTAAGTCAAGCTTCAACTGCTATCCATCAAATTCATTGGTACTTACGTGGTGCAAATTTTATCACTTGGCATGAGCGTATGGACGACTACCGTAAGCGAATCGAAGCGCAATTAGATGAAGTAGCAGAACGACTCATTACCATTGACGGCGCTCCGTTTTCTACGTTAGAAGAGTTTGCTAAAGAAACGAAAATCGATAGCATTGATGGACGTTATAATCGTGATTTAAACGAACACATCTCACGTTTAATCGTGTTGTTTAGAACTTTGATTGAAGATTATCAACAAGTAATTGATGTTGCTGGAGAAGAAGATGATAACGTCAGCGAAGATATGGCGATTAGCTTCAAAGGCGAATTAGAAAAACTTGTCTGGATGTTGCAAGCAGAATTAGGTCATGCACCAGAAATTGACGCATAA